The window CTTCTGCATCAGGAATAACATCAAGGTTTTCAATTCTTGTAACAAAACCTGAAGTATTGTTTGCATATAATTCAGGAACCTTTACCTGTACCGCTCCGCCATTTATTATTGAAGCAATCGTATCCTTCATATCATTGTTGATGGCTTTGCTGATTCTACTTGCGGTCGTAAAATCTGTTTTCTTCAAGGCCAGAGTGATTTCATTTTTGGAATTAAAGTCATATTTAATTTCTTTTTCAACTTGACCGCCATTAGAAATTCTACCAACTGTTAAATGGTTTTTCTGAACTCCACGGGCAGCTCCGGCTACAGCAAATCCACCTATTGATAGAGGTCCCTGTGCTACTGCATAGGTACTACCATCAGGGCCTTTTAGAGGTGTCATTAAAAGTGTTCCACCCTGTAGGCTTTTGGCATCACCCAAAGAAGACACAGTTACATCAATATGGTCGCCTTGTTTAGCAAATGCAGGGAGTTCAGCCGTAACAATAACCGTTGCAACGTTTTTGAACTGCAACTGACCAATTCTGGCGGGAGGAATCGTGACACCCAGTTTTTTCAACATGCTGGCTATCGCCTGAATGGAGAAAAATACATTAACAGCACTATCACCAGTTTTTGTCAAACCAATTACCAGACCAAAGCCGATCAACTGATTACTTCGAACTCCTTCAATGCTGGATAAATCCTTTATCCTCGCAGAATGAGCCGGGCTTGCGAGAAAAATTACCAGTATTAAAACTGCCCAGATCTTTGGTCCGAATTTATTTTTAAACATACTTTCCTTTTTTGAGTTTTAGGCAGTATCTGCCTGAAAAACATATGTAAGAGTACCCGTATTAGTATTACCTGTATCTGTTATCGTAATAGTGAAAGTCTGATCTCCCTGAGCAAGAGTTGGTAAAGTAGCAGGCGAAGTAATGGTAATTGTTCCCTGATTATTTTCATCCCCTATATTGCCAGCACTTACTACAGTTGGGACCAGTAAAAAGGTTGACCCTGAATTATTATTTGCAACAGAGGCTGTAAAACCCGCTCCAGACCCATTATTAACTACCGTTATCACATCATCTGCACCAACTTCATTTTGCGTTGCGCCAGTAACATTAAAAACAAGAGAAAGTCCAGGTATCGTTACTGATGCCGTAGCTACATTTCCCAGCGCATCTACTGCTGTAATAGTAGTAGTTCCTTGTGTTGTACTTGCTGTAAATAAACCCGTATTTACAACTATAGTCCCTATACTAGTATTAGAACTAGTCCATGAAATTGGTGCTGTTCCACCATAGGGCGTAAAAGTTAATGTTTCCCCTGTCGTTACAGTAGATGTTGTAGGTAATATCTTGAATACAGAGGTGGAAGGTCCAAACGGGGTTCCATCTTCAAGTGCCCCCTGGCACGCCACAAAAAAACCAAATGATAAAACAAGTAAAAGGAACCCCTCCTTCCCCATATTTTTCAAACTATCATTGAGTTTTTTTAACTGACTACGCATATTGTTTAATAATCAAATTATCGGAACAGATGTTGTCGCGCTGACGTTGTCAACAGTAGCTGTTATAAAAGCTACTCCCCTTGTAGTTCCTGATGTTAATGCTGTAACAGCTGTTCCAGATGCATCTGTAGTCAATGAGGTTGCTGCTAATGTGCCCAAGGTTGTTGTCAAGATTACAGTCGCATCTGTTACAGGTATATTATCTACAGTGAATACTTCTACTTTTATAGTGGCCTGGCTTGCTTCATCGTTAGGAATTCCTGCCCCACCAAATAACCCTTGAATTCCTAATTTATTACCTAGACTACTTGGGCCCACCAGGTCTTCTACCTGTGCCTGGCACCCCCAGAATATTCCACCAGTTATCAGAAAAATTGAAATCAAATTTTTAATTGTCATTTCTTTCTTCATAATGTCCAACTAAAAAGGCCAAACTTTACTTAATATTTTAGAAAGCCAACCTTTTCTTTGTTCATCGGCCACAACCCCTTCACCTGTTAAACTTATCGAAGCATCAGCTATTGATATTGATGCTATTGTATTGTCAAAGTTTATATCCTGTGGTCGAATTACACCGCGTAAAACCATAATTTGTTCCTCACGGTTAACAGTAACCGAACGCCGACCTTCAATTTTAAAGTTTCCACTGGGCAATATTTCTGTAATTATTGCTGAAATAGTTCCAGTCAAAGTACCATTTCGAGTCACTGTCCCGGCACCTGCATTTGTATTGCTGACGCTTGCATTTACTGTTGGATCGAATCCTGTACCCATACCTAAAAAATTCTGCACACCTAAGTTTGATGGTAACCCTAAAAGATTATTGGTTTGCATATCCAGCGTCGTACTTTTTTCAGTATCAGTGGTCGCTGATTGAGTAGAGGTCGCAGTCTCGTTAATTGTAACCGTTATAATATCTCCTACCCGCTTTGCTTTATCATCTCCAAACAAAAAGTTTCTTGGTGTATCTCCTGGCCAGAGTGCACCTTCTTTCTTTTCAACTTTCGCTGTCTTTGGATATAAGTGTTTCGGAATTACAGTCGAAGAATTATCTATTGCCCTGTGTGTTGTTGAACAAGCCGTTAGAAAAAGAAATATAATAAATAGTGCAATATTTAATAAGTTGTACTTATATAATTCTATGTTCATTAAAAGCTCACTTTCACGGTATCAGAATTTATAAGCCGTCCATATATAGTCTTTTTCGATTCAATATTTAATACCTTCACTAACGCATTCGCATACCCGTCTTCTTTTAATATTCCAGGTGCAGTTATTTTCATTCCCCTTTTTTCTACTAATATTAAAACTTTATCCCCTTTATTTCCCAGAGCTGGTTTTTTTAGTTCTCGTTGTAGTAGTGTATAACCATTTGGAATATTTCTTATTGCTTCATAACCCAATGCTTCTTCCAGTGTTTTAATTGTATTTTTTAATACACGTTCAGTTTTAATGTTTTCCAAACTAATATCTTTTTTTGTAAATATTTCTCCTTTTCTTATTAGTCGGGTTGTTTTAACGACTTGCTGAGACACCCTAACAATGCTATTTAAACCGATCTGTCTTTGTATAATTCCATTTACTTTAATTTGTAGTGCTATCGGAATTCTTCCCACCTTTTGATTTCCACCGCTTCTCGTATATTTTAAGTTTCTTTTTCCAGGTGGAAGCACTATATCTCTGCCATGATAAAAAATTTCAACTTCTAATAAATCTTTTTCCCAGGGTAAGATATTTTTTAAATACGTTTCAGCGCCTTTTTTAATATCTCTTATTGTTAATGTTTGTTGCTCCTTTGCGCTGGCCTTAACCGTATTTATTGGGATGATCACTACATTTAAAATGATAATTAACCAAAACAAACGAATATATTTATTTTTATTAATCATTTTTTTACCGTTTCATATTGTTTGCGATTTGTAACATTTCATCTGCAGTTTGAACTGTTCTTGAATTAACTTCATATGCACGTTGAGCCGATATTAGTTTTACAAGTTCTTCAACAACACTGACATTTGAAAGTTCTAAAAACCCTTGTTGCGTTGATCCTCTATCTTGACTTTGTGGGTTACCAATAATTGGTGCTCCTGAGGCATCTGTTTGTTTAAATAAGTTAAATCCAGCTGCTTGTAATCCTGCTTCATTTTGAAAAGTAGCTAATTGTATTGTACCTACAATCGTTGGTGCTGGAGATCCTGGCTGGGTAACTGAAACACCGCCTTGACTGTCAATTGAAATATCCAAGGCATCAGGTGGAATTGTTATAGCGGGTTGTAAAACTAAACCATCTGAAGTTACAATTTGACCAGTATTGTTTATTTTAAAAGACCCTGCACGAGTAAAAGCCTGTGTCCCATCTGGTAATGTTATTTGAAAAAAGCCTTTTCCCTGGATAGCAATATCAAGAGGGTTTTGTGTCTCAGTAAAATCACCCTGTAAGAATACTTTCCCTATAGATGACGTCTTTACACCTAAACCTAATTGTGCTCCATTTGGCACCTGCTGGCCATTAGGT is drawn from Nitrospinota bacterium and contains these coding sequences:
- a CDS encoding flagellar basal body P-ring protein FlgI, with the protein product MFKNKFGPKIWAVLILVIFLASPAHSARIKDLSSIEGVRSNQLIGFGLVIGLTKTGDSAVNVFFSIQAIASMLKKLGVTIPPARIGQLQFKNVATVIVTAELPAFAKQGDHIDVTVSSLGDAKSLQGGTLLMTPLKGPDGSTYAVAQGPLSIGGFAVAGAARGVQKNHLTVGRISNGGQVEKEIKYDFNSKNEITLALKKTDFTTASRISKAINNDMKDTIASIINGGAVQVKVPELYANNTSGFVTRIENLDVIPDAEARVIIDERTGTIVMGENVKISSVAVAHGALFINIKEEPVADQPAALAPDGAETVILPRTRVAVGEGQDKLLVIPTSISLGDVVKGLNSIGVTPRDLIAILQAIKASGALHAQLEII
- a CDS encoding flagellar basal body L-ring protein FlgH — encoded protein: MNIELYKYNLLNIALFIIFLFLTACSTTHRAIDNSSTVIPKHLYPKTAKVEKKEGALWPGDTPRNFLFGDDKAKRVGDIITVTINETATSTQSATTDTEKSTTLDMQTNNLLGLPSNLGVQNFLGMGTGFDPTVNASVSNTNAGAGTVTRNGTLTGTISAIITEILPSGNFKIEGRRSVTVNREEQIMVLRGVIRPQDINFDNTIASISIADASISLTGEGVVADEQRKGWLSKILSKVWPF
- the flgA gene encoding flagellar basal body P-ring formation protein FlgA gives rise to the protein MINKNKYIRLFWLIIILNVVIIPINTVKASAKEQQTLTIRDIKKGAETYLKNILPWEKDLLEVEIFYHGRDIVLPPGKRNLKYTRSGGNQKVGRIPIALQIKVNGIIQRQIGLNSIVRVSQQVVKTTRLIRKGEIFTKKDISLENIKTERVLKNTIKTLEEALGYEAIRNIPNGYTLLQRELKKPALGNKGDKVLILVEKRGMKITAPGILKEDGYANALVKVLNIESKKTIYGRLINSDTVKVSF
- the flgG gene encoding flagellar basal-body rod protein FlgG — encoded protein: MIRSLYTASTGMNAQDVNVSVIANNLANVNTIGFKRSRPEFQDLLYQNMRLVGTLTPNGQQVPNGAQLGLGVKTSSIGKVFLQGDFTETQNPLDIAIQGKGFFQITLPDGTQAFTRAGSFKINNTGQIVTSDGLVLQPAITIPPDALDISIDSQGGVSVTQPGSPAPTIVGTIQLATFQNEAGLQAAGFNLFKQTDASGAPIIGNPQSQDRGSTQQGFLELSNVSVVEELVKLISAQRAYEVNSRTVQTADEMLQIANNMKR